Proteins from a genomic interval of Streptomyces fodineus:
- a CDS encoding serine/arginine repetitive matrix protein 2 → MAIQNPYPWGPPYGGPPPPPASIPAKDLRPRRVWYLVAALLGLVLAGVGIAVIVVTVQNTVDSIDTARSFSSGDSRTFAFVQGKTKAIYVSQSGQGQVDCRIPALPPGSITQPTSSFRITLGSRSWDRVFEVKPVSSGDYTLTCTSERPAEFALGDKPQVGATIGGIAAAIGCFLAAVAATVSIVIVTAVRRTRHRHRLATALAPPPQWGPPPR, encoded by the coding sequence GTGGCGATACAGAATCCATATCCGTGGGGACCACCGTACGGCGGCCCGCCGCCTCCGCCGGCGAGCATCCCGGCGAAGGACCTGCGGCCTCGGCGCGTCTGGTACCTGGTGGCCGCGCTGCTGGGGCTCGTACTGGCCGGTGTGGGCATCGCCGTCATCGTGGTCACGGTGCAGAACACGGTGGACTCGATCGACACCGCCCGCAGCTTCTCCAGCGGCGACTCGCGGACGTTCGCCTTCGTCCAGGGGAAGACCAAGGCGATCTACGTCTCCCAGTCCGGGCAGGGTCAGGTCGACTGCCGGATCCCGGCGCTGCCACCGGGTTCGATCACCCAGCCGACCAGCAGCTTCCGCATCACCCTCGGGTCCCGCAGCTGGGACCGCGTCTTCGAGGTGAAGCCCGTAAGCAGCGGCGACTACACGCTCACCTGCACCTCGGAGCGCCCGGCGGAGTTCGCGCTGGGAGACAAACCCCAGGTGGGGGCCACGATCGGCGGCATCGCCGCGGCGATCGGCTGCTTCCTCGCCGCGGTCGCCGCAACCGTGAGCATCGTCATCGTCACCGCCGTCCGACGCACC
- the fusA gene encoding elongation factor G: MATTSLDLAKVRNIGIMAHIDAGKTTTTERILFYTGVSYKIGEVHDGAATMDWMEQEQERGITITSAATTCHWPLENVDHTINIIDTPGHVDFTVEVERSLRVLDGAVTVFDGVAGVEPQSETVWRQADRYGVPRICFVNKLDRTGAEFHRCVDMITDRLGAQPIVMQLPIGAEADFKGVVDLVRMKALVWSAEATKGEMYDVVDIPATHTEAAEEWRGKLLEAVAENDEQLMELYLEGEEPTEEQLYAAIRRITIASGKGTGTTVTPVFCGTAFKNKGVQPLLDAVVRYLPSPVDIEAIEGHAVNNPEEVVKRKPSDDEPLSALAFKIMSDPHLGKLTFVRVYSGRLESGTAVLNSVKGKKERIGKIYRMHANKREEIESVGAGDIVAVMGLKQTTTGETLSDDKNPVILESMDFPAPVIQVAIEPKSKGDQEKLGVAIQRLAEEDPSFQVHSDEETGQTIIGGMGELHLEVLVDRMRREFKVEANVGKPQVAYRETIRKAVERVDYTHKKQTGGTGQFAKVQIGIEPLEGGDTSYEFVNKVTGGRIPKEYIPSVDAGAQEAMQFGILAGYEMTGVRVILHDGAYHEVDSSELAFKIAGSQAFKEAARKASPVLLEPMMAVEVTTPEDYMGEVIGDINSRRGQIQAMEERAGARVVKGLVPLSEMFGYVGDLRSKTSGRASYSMQFDSYAEVPRNVAEEIIAKAKGE; the protein is encoded by the coding sequence ATGGCTACCACTTCACTTGACCTGGCCAAGGTGCGCAACATCGGCATCATGGCCCACATCGACGCGGGCAAGACGACCACCACCGAGCGGATCCTGTTCTACACCGGTGTGTCTTACAAGATCGGTGAGGTCCACGACGGCGCTGCCACCATGGACTGGATGGAGCAGGAGCAGGAGCGTGGCATCACGATCACCTCTGCTGCCACCACCTGTCACTGGCCGCTGGAGAACGTCGATCACACCATCAACATCATCGACACCCCGGGCCACGTCGACTTCACCGTCGAGGTGGAGCGCTCCCTGCGCGTGCTCGACGGTGCCGTGACGGTGTTCGACGGCGTCGCCGGCGTTGAGCCCCAGTCCGAGACGGTGTGGCGTCAGGCGGACCGCTACGGCGTTCCGCGTATCTGCTTCGTCAACAAGCTCGACCGGACGGGTGCCGAGTTCCACCGCTGCGTCGACATGATCACCGACCGCCTGGGCGCTCAGCCGATCGTCATGCAGCTCCCGATCGGTGCCGAGGCCGACTTCAAGGGCGTCGTGGACCTGGTCCGCATGAAGGCGCTCGTGTGGTCCGCCGAGGCCACCAAGGGCGAGATGTACGACGTCGTCGACATCCCGGCCACGCACACCGAGGCGGCCGAGGAATGGCGCGGCAAGCTCCTCGAGGCCGTCGCCGAGAACGACGAGCAGCTGATGGAGCTGTACCTGGAGGGCGAGGAGCCCACCGAGGAGCAGCTCTACGCGGCGATCCGTCGTATCACCATCGCCTCCGGCAAGGGCACCGGCACCACGGTGACCCCGGTGTTCTGCGGCACCGCGTTCAAGAACAAGGGTGTTCAGCCCCTGCTCGACGCGGTCGTGCGCTACCTGCCTTCCCCGGTTGACATCGAGGCCATCGAGGGCCACGCGGTCAACAACCCGGAGGAGGTCGTCAAGCGCAAGCCGTCCGACGACGAGCCGCTGTCCGCGCTGGCGTTCAAGATCATGAGCGACCCGCACCTCGGCAAGCTCACCTTCGTCCGCGTGTACTCCGGCCGCCTGGAGTCCGGCACCGCCGTGCTGAACTCCGTCAAGGGCAAGAAGGAGCGCATCGGCAAGATCTACCGCATGCACGCCAACAAGCGTGAGGAGATCGAGTCGGTGGGCGCCGGCGACATCGTCGCCGTCATGGGCCTGAAGCAGACCACCACCGGTGAGACGCTGTCCGACGACAAGAACCCGGTCATCCTGGAGTCCATGGACTTCCCGGCGCCGGTCATCCAGGTCGCCATCGAGCCCAAGTCGAAGGGCGACCAGGAGAAGCTCGGCGTCGCGATCCAGCGCCTGGCCGAGGAGGACCCGTCCTTCCAGGTCCACTCGGACGAGGAGACCGGCCAGACCATCATCGGTGGTATGGGCGAGCTGCACCTCGAGGTGCTGGTCGACCGTATGCGCCGTGAGTTCAAGGTCGAGGCCAACGTCGGCAAGCCGCAGGTGGCGTACCGCGAGACGATCCGCAAGGCCGTCGAGCGCGTCGACTACACCCACAAGAAGCAGACCGGTGGTACCGGTCAGTTCGCGAAGGTGCAGATCGGCATCGAGCCGCTCGAGGGTGGCGACACCTCGTACGAGTTCGTGAACAAGGTGACCGGTGGTCGTATCCCGAAGGAGTACATCCCTTCGGTCGACGCCGGTGCGCAGGAGGCCATGCAGTTCGGCATCCTCGCCGGTTACGAGATGACCGGCGTGCGCGTCATCCTCCACGACGGCGCCTACCACGAGGTCGACTCCTCCGAGCTCGCCTTCAAGATCGCCGGTTCGCAGGCCTTCAAGGAGGCCGCGCGCAAGGCCAGCCCCGTGCTGCTCGAGCCGATGATGGCCGTCGAGGTCACCACGCCCGAGGACTACATGGGCGAGGTCATCGGCGACATCAACTCCCGCCGTGGCCAGATCCAGGCCATGGAGGAGCGGGCTGGTGCCCGCGTCGTGAAGGGCCTCGTGCCCCTGTCGGAGATGTTCGGCTACGTCGGCGACCTCCGCAGCAAGACGTCGGGTCGCGCAAGCTACTCGATGCAGTTCGACTCCTACGCCGAGGTTCCGCGGAACGTCGCCGAGGAGATCATCGCGAAGGCCAAGGGCGAGTAA
- the rpsG gene encoding 30S ribosomal protein S7 — MPRKGPAPKRPVIIDPVYGSPLVTSLINKVLLNGKRSTAERIVYGAMEGLREKTGNDPVITLKRALENIKPTLEVKSRRVGGATYQVPVEVKPGRANTLALRWLVGYSRARREKTMTERLLNELLDASNGLGAAVKKREDTHKMAESNKAFAHYRW; from the coding sequence ATGCCTCGTAAGGGCCCCGCCCCGAAGCGCCCGGTCATCATCGACCCGGTCTACGGTTCTCCTCTGGTCACGTCGCTCATCAACAAGGTGCTGCTGAACGGCAAGCGCTCCACCGCCGAGCGCATCGTCTACGGCGCCATGGAGGGCCTGCGCGAGAAGACCGGCAACGACCCGGTCATCACGCTCAAGCGCGCTCTTGAGAACATCAAGCCGACCCTCGAGGTCAAGTCCCGCCGTGTCGGTGGCGCCACCTACCAGGTCCCGGTCGAGGTCAAGCCCGGCCGTGCCAACACCCTGGCGCTGCGCTGGCTGGTCGGTTACTCCCGCGCCCGTCGCGAGAAGACCATGACCGAGCGTCTCCTCAACGAGCTTCTCGACGCCTCCAACGGCCTCGGTGCGGCCGTGAAGAAGCGCGAGGACACCCACAAGATGGCCGAGTCCAACAAGGCCTTCGCGCACTACCGCTGGTAG
- a CDS encoding DNA-directed RNA polymerase subunit beta', with product MLDVNFFDELRIGLATADDIRQWSHGEVKKPETINYRTLKPEKDGLFCEKIFGPTRDWECYCGKYKRVRFKGIICERCGVEVTRAKVRRERMGHIELAAPVTHIWYFKGVPSRLGYLLDLAPKDLEKVIYFAAYMITYVDEERRTRDLPSLEAHVSVERQQIENRRDADLEARAKKLESDLAELEAEGAKADVRRKVREGAEREMKQLRDRAQREIDRLDEVWNRFKNLKVQDLEGDELLYRELRDRFGTYFDGSMGAAALQKRLESFDLDEEAERLREIIRTGKGQKKTRALKRLKVVSAFLQTSNSPKGMVLDCVPVIPPDLRPMVQLDGGRFATSDLNDLYRRVINRNNRLKRLLDLGAPEIIVNNEKRMLQEAVDALFDNGRRGRPVTGPGNRPLKSLSDMLKGKQGRFRQNLLGKRVDYSARSVIVVGPQLKLHQCGLPKAMALELFKPFVMKRLVDLNHAQNIKSAKRMVERGRTVVYDVLEEVIAEHPVLLNRAPTLHRLGIQAFEPQLVEGKAIQIHPLVCTAFNADFDGDQMAVHLPLSAEAQAEARILMLSSNNILKPADGRPVTMPTQDMVLGLFFLTTDAEMRDVKGEGRSFASVAEAIMAFDAGELSLQSRVDIRFPVGTIPPRGWMPPAREEGEPEWQQGDSFRLNTTLGRALFNELLPEDYPFVDYEVGKKQLSEIVNDLAERYPKVIVAATLDNLKASGFYWATRSGVTVAISDVVVPEAKKEIVRGYEAQDEKVQKQYERGLITKDERTQELIAIWTKATNEVAEAMNENFPKTNPIFMMVNSGARGNMMQMRQIAGMRGLVSNAKNETIPRPIKASFREGLSVLEYFISTHGARKGLADTALRTADSGYLTRRLVDVSQDVIIREEDCGTERGLKLAIAERGEDGVLRKTGNVETSVYARCLAEDIVVDGKVLAPAGTDLGDVLIDELVKHSVETVKTRSVLTCESAVGTCAMCYGRSLATGKLVDIGEAVGIIAAQSIGEPGTQLTMRTFHTGGVAGDDITQGLPRVVELFEARTPKGVAPISEASGRVRIEETEKTKKLVVTPDDGSDETAYPISKRAKVLVSEGEHVEVGQQLTVGATNPHDVLRILGQRAVQVHLVGEVQKVYNSQGVSIHDKHIEIIIRQMLRRVTIIESGDAELLPGELVERSKFETENRRVVQEGGHPASGRPQLMGITKASLATESWLSAASFQETTRVLTDAAINAKSDSLIGLKENVIIGKLIPAGTGLSRYRNIRVEPTEEAKAAMYSAVGYDDIDYSPFGTGSGQAVPLEDYDYGPYNQ from the coding sequence GTGCTCGACGTCAACTTCTTCGACGAGCTCCGGATCGGCCTGGCCACCGCTGACGACATCCGTCAGTGGAGCCACGGCGAGGTCAAGAAGCCCGAGACCATCAACTACCGCACCCTGAAGCCCGAAAAGGACGGACTCTTCTGCGAGAAGATCTTCGGTCCGACCCGGGACTGGGAGTGCTACTGCGGCAAGTACAAGCGCGTCCGCTTCAAGGGCATCATCTGCGAGCGCTGTGGCGTCGAGGTCACGCGCGCCAAGGTGCGCCGTGAGCGGATGGGCCACATCGAGCTGGCCGCCCCCGTCACGCACATCTGGTACTTCAAGGGTGTCCCCTCGCGCCTCGGCTACCTGCTGGACCTGGCGCCGAAGGACCTCGAGAAGGTCATCTACTTCGCCGCGTACATGATCACGTACGTCGACGAGGAGCGCCGTACCCGCGACCTGCCCTCCCTGGAGGCGCATGTCTCGGTCGAGCGCCAGCAGATCGAGAACCGCCGCGACGCCGACCTCGAGGCCCGCGCCAAGAAGCTCGAGTCCGACCTGGCCGAGCTGGAGGCCGAGGGCGCCAAGGCCGATGTGCGCCGCAAGGTGCGCGAGGGTGCCGAGCGCGAGATGAAGCAGCTGCGCGACCGTGCGCAGCGCGAGATCGACCGCCTCGACGAGGTGTGGAACCGGTTCAAGAACCTCAAGGTCCAGGACCTCGAGGGCGACGAGCTGCTCTACCGCGAGCTGCGTGACCGCTTCGGCACGTACTTCGACGGCTCGATGGGTGCCGCGGCGCTGCAGAAGCGCCTGGAGTCCTTCGACCTCGATGAGGAGGCCGAGCGGCTGCGCGAGATCATCCGCACCGGCAAGGGCCAGAAGAAGACCCGTGCCCTCAAGCGGCTGAAGGTCGTCTCCGCGTTCCTGCAGACGTCCAACAGCCCCAAGGGCATGGTCCTGGACTGCGTCCCGGTCATCCCGCCGGACCTGCGTCCGATGGTGCAGCTGGACGGTGGCCGCTTCGCGACCTCCGACCTGAACGACCTGTACCGCCGTGTCATCAACCGCAACAACCGTCTGAAGAGGCTGCTCGACCTCGGCGCGCCCGAGATCATCGTCAACAACGAGAAGCGCATGCTTCAGGAGGCTGTTGACGCCCTCTTCGACAACGGTCGTCGCGGCCGTCCGGTGACCGGTCCCGGTAACCGCCCGCTGAAGTCCCTCAGCGACATGCTGAAGGGTAAGCAGGGCCGCTTCCGTCAGAACCTGCTCGGTAAGCGTGTCGACTACTCGGCGCGTTCCGTGATCGTCGTCGGTCCGCAGCTGAAGCTGCACCAGTGCGGTCTGCCGAAGGCGATGGCGCTGGAGCTGTTCAAGCCGTTCGTGATGAAGCGCCTGGTCGACCTGAACCACGCGCAGAACATCAAGAGCGCCAAGCGCATGGTTGAGCGCGGCCGTACGGTCGTGTACGACGTCCTCGAAGAGGTCATCGCCGAGCACCCGGTGCTGCTGAACCGTGCTCCCACCCTGCACCGCCTCGGTATCCAGGCCTTCGAGCCGCAGCTGGTCGAGGGCAAGGCCATCCAGATCCACCCGCTCGTCTGCACCGCGTTCAACGCGGACTTCGACGGTGACCAGATGGCCGTGCACCTGCCGCTGTCCGCGGAGGCGCAGGCCGAGGCCCGCATCCTGATGCTGTCCTCGAACAACATCCTCAAGCCGGCCGACGGCCGTCCGGTGACGATGCCGACCCAGGACATGGTCCTCGGTCTGTTCTTCCTCACCACCGACGCCGAGATGCGTGACGTCAAGGGCGAGGGCCGCTCGTTCGCGTCCGTGGCCGAGGCGATCATGGCGTTCGACGCCGGCGAGCTCTCGCTGCAGTCGCGCGTGGACATCCGCTTCCCGGTGGGCACCATCCCGCCGCGCGGCTGGATGCCGCCGGCCCGCGAGGAGGGCGAGCCGGAGTGGCAGCAGGGTGACAGCTTCCGCCTGAACACCACCCTGGGCCGCGCGCTCTTCAACGAGCTGCTGCCCGAGGACTACCCGTTCGTCGACTACGAGGTCGGCAAGAAGCAGCTCTCCGAGATCGTCAACGACCTCGCCGAGCGCTACCCGAAGGTCATCGTGGCGGCGACGCTCGACAACCTGAAGGCGTCCGGCTTCTACTGGGCGACCCGTTCCGGTGTCACCGTCGCCATCTCCGACGTCGTCGTTCCCGAGGCGAAGAAGGAGATCGTCCGCGGCTACGAGGCGCAGGACGAGAAGGTCCAGAAGCAGTACGAGCGCGGTCTGATCACCAAGGACGAGCGCACGCAGGAGCTCATCGCGATCTGGACCAAGGCGACCAACGAGGTCGCCGAGGCGATGAACGAGAACTTCCCGAAGACCAACCCGATCTTCATGATGGTGAACTCGGGTGCACGAGGCAACATGATGCAGATGCGTCAGATTGCCGGTATGCGTGGTCTGGTGTCGAACGCGAAGAACGAGACGATCCCGCGTCCGATCAAGGCGTCGTTCCGTGAGGGTCTGTCCGTGCTGGAGTACTTCATCTCCACGCACGGTGCCCGTAAGGGTCTCGCGGACACCGCCCTGCGTACCGCCGACTCGGGTTACCTGACCCGTCGTCTGGTGGACGTCTCGCAGGACGTCATCATCCGCGAGGAGGACTGCGGCACCGAGCGCGGCCTCAAGCTGGCGATCGCCGAGCGCGGCGAGGACGGTGTCCTGCGCAAGACGGGCAACGTCGAGACGTCCGTGTACGCGCGCTGCCTCGCCGAGGACATCGTGGTCGACGGCAAGGTGCTGGCCCCGGCCGGTACCGACCTCGGCGACGTGCTCATCGACGAGCTGGTCAAGCACAGTGTGGAGACGGTCAAGACCCGCTCGGTCCTGACCTGCGAGTCCGCCGTCGGCACCTGCGCGATGTGCTACGGCCGTTCGCTGGCCACCGGCAAGCTGGTCGACATCGGTGAGGCGGTCGGCATCATCGCCGCCCAGTCCATCGGTGAGCCCGGTACCCAGCTGACGATGCGAACCTTCCACACCGGTGGTGTGGCCGGTGACGACATCACCCAGGGTCTGCCGCGTGTCGTCGAGCTCTTCGAGGCCCGTACCCCGAAGGGTGTCGCCCCGATCTCCGAGGCCTCCGGCCGCGTGCGGATCGAGGAGACCGAGAAGACCAAGAAGCTCGTCGTCACCCCGGACGACGGCAGCGACGAGACCGCCTACCCGATCTCCAAGCGCGCCAAGGTCCTGGTCAGCGAGGGCGAGCACGTCGAGGTGGGCCAGCAGCTCACCGTGGGTGCCACCAACCCGCACGACGTGCTGCGCATCCTGGGTCAGCGTGCCGTCCAGGTCCACCTGGTCGGCGAGGTCCAGAAGGTCTACAACTCGCAGGGTGTGTCGATCCACGACAAGCACATCGAGATCATCATCCGGCAGATGCTCCGCCGTGTGACGATCATCGAGTCCGGCGACGCCGAGCTGCTGCCCGGCGAGCTGGTCGAGCGCTCGAAGTTCGAGACCGAGAACCGTCGTGTGGTCCAGGAGGGCGGTCACCCGGCCTCCGGTCGTCCGCAGCTGATGGGTATCACCAAGGCCTCGCTGGCGACGGAGTCCTGGCTGTCGGCCGCCTCCTTCCAGGAGACGACCCGAGTGCTGACGGACGCGGCGATCAACGCCAAGTCCGACAGCCTCATCGGCCTCAAGGAGAACGTCATCATCGGTAAGCTCATCCCGGCCGGTACGGGCCTGTCCCGCTACCGCAACATCCGGGTCGAGCCGACCGAGGAGGCCAAGGCCGCGATGTACTCGGCCGTCGGCTACGACGACATCGACTACTCGCCGTTCGGCACCGGCTCCGGCCAGGCCGTTCCGCTGGAGGACTACGACTACGGTCCGTACAACCAGTAA
- the tuf gene encoding elongation factor Tu, producing MAKAKFERTKPHVNIGTIGHIDHGKTTLTAAITKVLHDAYPDLNEATPFDNIDKAPEERQRGITISIAHVEYQTEARHYAHVDCPGHADYIKNMITGAAQMDGAILVVAATDGPMPQTKEHVLLARQVGVPYIVVALNKADMVDDEEILELVELEVRELLSEYEFPGDDVPVVKVSALKALEGEKEWVDSVLNLMNAVDESIPQPERDVDKPFLMPIEDVFTITGRGTVVTGRIERGVLKVNETVDIIGIKQEKTTTTVTGIEMFRKLLDEGQAGENVGLLLRGIKREDVERGQVIIKPGSVTPHTEFEAQAYILSKDEGGRHTPFFNNYRPQFYFRTTDVTGVVTLPEGTEMVMPGDNTEMKVELIQPVAMEEGLKFAIREGGRTVGAGQVTKINK from the coding sequence GTGGCGAAGGCGAAGTTCGAGCGGACTAAGCCGCACGTCAACATCGGCACCATCGGTCACATCGACCACGGTAAGACGACCCTCACGGCCGCCATTACCAAGGTGCTGCACGACGCGTACCCGGACCTGAACGAGGCCACCCCGTTCGACAACATCGACAAGGCGCCCGAGGAGCGCCAGCGCGGTATCACCATCTCCATCGCGCACGTCGAGTACCAGACCGAGGCGCGTCACTACGCCCACGTCGACTGCCCGGGTCACGCGGACTACATCAAGAACATGATCACCGGTGCCGCCCAGATGGACGGCGCGATCCTGGTGGTCGCCGCCACCGACGGCCCGATGCCGCAGACCAAGGAGCACGTGCTCCTGGCCCGCCAGGTCGGCGTTCCGTACATCGTCGTCGCCCTGAACAAGGCCGACATGGTGGACGACGAGGAGATCCTGGAGCTCGTCGAGCTCGAGGTCCGTGAGCTCCTCTCCGAGTACGAGTTCCCCGGCGACGACGTTCCGGTCGTCAAGGTCTCCGCTCTGAAGGCCCTCGAGGGCGAGAAGGAGTGGGTGGACTCCGTCCTCAACCTGATGAACGCCGTCGACGAGTCGATCCCGCAGCCGGAGCGCGACGTCGACAAGCCGTTCCTGATGCCGATCGAGGACGTCTTCACCATCACCGGTCGCGGTACGGTCGTCACCGGCCGTATCGAGCGTGGTGTCCTCAAGGTCAACGAGACCGTCGACATCATCGGCATCAAGCAGGAGAAGACCACCACCACGGTCACCGGCATCGAGATGTTCCGCAAGCTGCTCGACGAGGGCCAGGCCGGTGAGAACGTCGGTCTGCTGCTCCGCGGCATCAAGCGCGAGGACGTCGAGCGCGGCCAGGTCATCATCAAGCCGGGCTCGGTCACCCCGCACACCGAGTTCGAGGCGCAGGCCTACATCCTCTCCAAGGACGAGGGTGGCCGCCACACGCCGTTCTTCAACAACTACCGTCCGCAGTTCTACTTCCGTACGACGGACGTGACCGGCGTCGTGACCCTCCCCGAGGGCACCGAGATGGTCATGCCGGGTGACAACACCGAGATGAAGGTGGAGCTCATCCAGCCCGTCGCCATGGAAGAGGGCCTGAAGTTCGCCATCCGTGAGGGTGGCCGCACCGTGGGCGCCGGCCAGGTCACCAAGATCAACAAGTGA
- the rpsL gene encoding 30S ribosomal protein S12: MPTIQQLVRKGRQDKVEKNKTPALEGSPQRRGVCTRVFTTTPKKPNSALRKVARVRLTSGIEVTAYIPGEGHNLQEHSIVLVRGGRVKDLPGVRYKIIRGSLDTQGVKNRKQARSRYGAKKEK; this comes from the coding sequence GTGCCTACGATCCAGCAGCTGGTCCGTAAGGGCCGGCAGGACAAGGTCGAGAAGAACAAGACGCCCGCACTCGAGGGTTCCCCTCAGCGTCGTGGCGTCTGCACGCGTGTGTTCACGACCACCCCGAAGAAGCCGAACTCGGCCCTGCGTAAGGTCGCGCGTGTGCGTCTGACCAGCGGCATCGAGGTCACCGCTTACATTCCGGGTGAGGGACACAACCTGCAGGAGCACTCCATCGTGCTCGTGCGCGGCGGCCGTGTGAAGGACCTGCCGGGTGTTCGCTACAAGATCATCCGTGGCTCCCTCGACACCCAGGGTGTCAAGAACCGCAAGCAGGCCCGTTCCCGCTACGGCGCCAAGAAGGAGAAGTAA